From the genome of Ictalurus punctatus breed USDA103 chromosome 28, Coco_2.0, whole genome shotgun sequence, one region includes:
- the gab3 gene encoding GRB2-associated-binding protein 3 isoform X2, with the protein MSGDPDVLEYFRSKTSRKPIRSIDLQECEVAAEAESGRELEWGAWSVKRHLANQHLFIVKTSTRVFYLLAKTAEEMNCWVRNIGQICTFSTFNHSTESMDSLAQTPSSHQPSPVLSTHAPFSANQEAAVTETDSAVRDEPSESDTSIPLDYLFLSQCETGRKSITRCDSMSNSERSFEQSSLENVTDDVFGPGVCLDSAPSPFGAAYGTRPLSSCPIRGPGDVFRFDSPFCATPPPLPPKPTHMSDHHCHEDAVHNQGQLGLLPRRTSLSGGEHFRRGEFEFSARGNWNKRLSLNLPRLLVNTPSESQSDDSSYVPMASPPISSSDIEVDGYIPMSPTTLPVPLLANGKPESPLPPTPDMDPPPINRSLKPRRRVKPPPLDLSTISECPTHLPLIRTMTEPSASPRCVPWDRGRGLNSTEQEGNDTPTSFFSACDSAPWFRSSHLDYLSLDFNSASPSPVQKKPPLDEQRVDYVQVDEKKTQALQNTRTEWKDSRQPKV; encoded by the exons ATGAGCGGAGATCCCGATGTTCTGGAGTACTTCCGCAGTAAGACATCTCGGAAGCCTATTCGCTCCATCGACCTGCAGGAATGCGAGGTGGCGGCGGAGGCGGAGTCAGGCCGGGAGCTGGAGTGGGGGGCGTGGTCTGTCAAACGACATCTGGCCAATCAGCACTTGTTCATAGTGAAAACGTCAACGCGTGTGTTCTACCTGCTGGCCAAGACGGCCGAGGAGATGAACTGCTGGGTGAGGAACATCGGCCAGATCTGCACCTTCAGCACCTTCAACCACAGCACag AATCGATGGACAGTCTCGCCCAGACTCCTTCCTCCCATCAGCCCTCTCCCGTGCTCTCGACTCACGCCCCGTTCTCAGCCAATCAGGAAGCGGCGGTTACCGAGACGGATTCGGCGGTCAGAGACGAGCCCAGCGAATCAGACACCAGCATTCCGCTCGATTATCTCTTCCTGTCTCAGTGTGAAACTGGCAGGAAGAGCATCACCAG GTGTGACAGCATGTCGAATTCGGAACGTTCGTTTGAGCAAAGCTCGTTAGAGAACGTGACCGATGACGTGTTCGGTCCTGGCGTGTGTTTAGACTCCGCCCCTTCACCCTTCGGAGCGGCGTACGGGACCCGGCCGTTATCGTCGTGCCCCATCCGAGGCCCCGGTGACGTGTTCCGATTCGACAGCCCCTTCTGTGCCACGCCCCCTCCTCTCCCACCTAAACCGACACACATGTCCGATCACCACTGTCACGAGGATGCTGTGCATAACCAGGGGCAACTGGGGCTCCTCCCACGCAGGACGTCGCTGTCGGGTGGGGAGCATTTTAGAAGAG GAGAGTTCGAGTTCAGTGCGAGAGGAAACTGGAACAAACGACTGAGTCTGAATCTG CCGAGGCTTCTGGTTAACACTCCCTCTGAGAGCCAATCAGACGACTCCTCTTATGTGCCCATGGCATCTCCGCCAATCAGCTCCTCCGACATTGAAGTTGACGGCTACATACCTATGAGTCCAACCACACTTCCTGTTCCGCTGTTAGCCAATGGGAAGCCAGAATCACCTCTTCCTCCGACTCCTGATATGGATCCTCCTCCAATCAACCGCAGCCTGAAGCCGAGGAGGCGGG TGAAACCGCCGCCCCTCGATTTGTCCACCATTAGCGAATGCCCCACCCACCTCCCTCTGATACGCACCATGACGGAACCAAG CGCCTCACCTCGTTGTGTTCCATGGgacagggggcggggcttaaacAGCACCGAACAGGAAGGGAATGACACGCCTACG TCGTTTTTCTCTGCATGTGACTCCGCCCCTTGGTTCCGGAGCTCTCACCTGGATTACCTGTCACTGGATTTTAACTCCGCCTCCCCCTCACCCGTCCAAAAG AAACCTCCGCTGGACGAACAGCGCGTGGACTACGTTCAGGTGGACGAGAAGAAGACGCAGGCGCTGCAGAACACCAGGACGGAGTGGAAGGACAGCCGGCAGCCGAAAGTGTGa
- the gab3 gene encoding GRB2-associated-binding protein 3 isoform X1: MSAGDVVCTGWLVKSPPEKKLKRYAWRKRWFVLRRGRMSGDPDVLEYFRSKTSRKPIRSIDLQECEVAAEAESGRELEWGAWSVKRHLANQHLFIVKTSTRVFYLLAKTAEEMNCWVRNIGQICTFSTFNHSTESMDSLAQTPSSHQPSPVLSTHAPFSANQEAAVTETDSAVRDEPSESDTSIPLDYLFLSQCETGRKSITRCDSMSNSERSFEQSSLENVTDDVFGPGVCLDSAPSPFGAAYGTRPLSSCPIRGPGDVFRFDSPFCATPPPLPPKPTHMSDHHCHEDAVHNQGQLGLLPRRTSLSGGEHFRRGEFEFSARGNWNKRLSLNLPRLLVNTPSESQSDDSSYVPMASPPISSSDIEVDGYIPMSPTTLPVPLLANGKPESPLPPTPDMDPPPINRSLKPRRRVKPPPLDLSTISECPTHLPLIRTMTEPSASPRCVPWDRGRGLNSTEQEGNDTPTSFFSACDSAPWFRSSHLDYLSLDFNSASPSPVQKKPPLDEQRVDYVQVDEKKTQALQNTRTEWKDSRQPKV; this comes from the exons ATGAGCGCAGGGGACGTGGTGTGTACCGGATGGCTGGTTAAATCCCCACCGGAGAAAAAGCTCAAGAGATAT gcatgGAGGAAGCGATGGTTTGTCCTCCGGCGTGGACGGATGAGCGGAGATCCCGATGTTCTGGAGTACTTCCGCAGTAAGACATCTCGGAAGCCTATTCGCTCCATCGACCTGCAGGAATGCGAGGTGGCGGCGGAGGCGGAGTCAGGCCGGGAGCTGGAGTGGGGGGCGTGGTCTGTCAAACGACATCTGGCCAATCAGCACTTGTTCATAGTGAAAACGTCAACGCGTGTGTTCTACCTGCTGGCCAAGACGGCCGAGGAGATGAACTGCTGGGTGAGGAACATCGGCCAGATCTGCACCTTCAGCACCTTCAACCACAGCACag AATCGATGGACAGTCTCGCCCAGACTCCTTCCTCCCATCAGCCCTCTCCCGTGCTCTCGACTCACGCCCCGTTCTCAGCCAATCAGGAAGCGGCGGTTACCGAGACGGATTCGGCGGTCAGAGACGAGCCCAGCGAATCAGACACCAGCATTCCGCTCGATTATCTCTTCCTGTCTCAGTGTGAAACTGGCAGGAAGAGCATCACCAG GTGTGACAGCATGTCGAATTCGGAACGTTCGTTTGAGCAAAGCTCGTTAGAGAACGTGACCGATGACGTGTTCGGTCCTGGCGTGTGTTTAGACTCCGCCCCTTCACCCTTCGGAGCGGCGTACGGGACCCGGCCGTTATCGTCGTGCCCCATCCGAGGCCCCGGTGACGTGTTCCGATTCGACAGCCCCTTCTGTGCCACGCCCCCTCCTCTCCCACCTAAACCGACACACATGTCCGATCACCACTGTCACGAGGATGCTGTGCATAACCAGGGGCAACTGGGGCTCCTCCCACGCAGGACGTCGCTGTCGGGTGGGGAGCATTTTAGAAGAG GAGAGTTCGAGTTCAGTGCGAGAGGAAACTGGAACAAACGACTGAGTCTGAATCTG CCGAGGCTTCTGGTTAACACTCCCTCTGAGAGCCAATCAGACGACTCCTCTTATGTGCCCATGGCATCTCCGCCAATCAGCTCCTCCGACATTGAAGTTGACGGCTACATACCTATGAGTCCAACCACACTTCCTGTTCCGCTGTTAGCCAATGGGAAGCCAGAATCACCTCTTCCTCCGACTCCTGATATGGATCCTCCTCCAATCAACCGCAGCCTGAAGCCGAGGAGGCGGG TGAAACCGCCGCCCCTCGATTTGTCCACCATTAGCGAATGCCCCACCCACCTCCCTCTGATACGCACCATGACGGAACCAAG CGCCTCACCTCGTTGTGTTCCATGGgacagggggcggggcttaaacAGCACCGAACAGGAAGGGAATGACACGCCTACG TCGTTTTTCTCTGCATGTGACTCCGCCCCTTGGTTCCGGAGCTCTCACCTGGATTACCTGTCACTGGATTTTAACTCCGCCTCCCCCTCACCCGTCCAAAAG AAACCTCCGCTGGACGAACAGCGCGTGGACTACGTTCAGGTGGACGAGAAGAAGACGCAGGCGCTGCAGAACACCAGGACGGAGTGGAAGGACAGCCGGCAGCCGAAAGTGTGa